Genomic DNA from Perca flavescens isolate YP-PL-M2 chromosome 14, PFLA_1.0, whole genome shotgun sequence:
agattaaacccaccagactctatttaaaaatgcaatacttttagtgtgtatagagccaacatattatCACATGTAAtttggtaaactatgtgtttatttcaacaaaaactagAGGTGTGATAGTTGGAAAGacgctaaaattactgtttatttacatgaagtATGATGGGtttagcaaaacacaatttcgcggatgttttatgtttataaaaaggatcttactctttaactaaaaggtctatctctgtagggatccatcccataatgttgtcacacacttagaataataatctgagtctgtcagcggcaacaacagaacttttgtaaacgtaaatacaagctggaccgtagccctattaacttacattgtagcttttttcttgcttaatactggaacGATGTCAAATTTgtttgttgttcccatcagtcacttttttaaaaagacactgAGGAAGATAAATTGCATTCAagcaccccccctcctcccaatCCCCCTCTACACCCCCAAACAATATGAACAATGATATGTTCTGTTCCAGGACCCAGCAGATCCAAACCGAACGGTAAACAGTGCTACTACTGCGATGAGAAATCTTGCACCAACATCGTAAACTGTGAGGGGACTGAGGACAACTGCATCACAGCAACACGTAGGCctaacggacacacacacacacacacacacacacacacacacacacacacacacacacacacacacacacacacacacacacacacacacacacacacacacacacacacacacacacacacacacacagacacacacacacacacacagacacacattcccCGATGTATAGTTAGATGTAGGCTATTAAATATTATTCCCTTCTCTCAGACACCCAAGGAGCAATAAGCCGGACCTTCAAGGGCTGTGCGTCCAAGCGGCTGTGCACCCCGACATGGGATCCATCCTGGGCCGGAGAAATGGCATCTACCTGCTGTGAGGGGAACTTATGCAACGGCGACGGCGGCGGCAACGGCGACGGCAACGGCGGCGGCAACGGCAACGGCGACAACGGCGGCGGCGACaacggcggcggcggcggcaacGGCGGCGGCAATGGCGGCGGCGGCAACGGCGGCGGCGGCAATGGCGGCGGCGGCAACGGCGGCGGCGGCAATGGCGGCGGCGGCAACGGCGGCGGCGGCAACGGCGACGGCGGCAACGGCGGCGGCGGCAACGGCGACGGCGGCAACGGCGGCGGAGGCGGCGGCGGCAACGGCGGCGGAGGCGGCGGCGGCAACAGCGCCAGCAGCCACAGCATTGGCCTGGTGCTGCTGGCCGCCCCGCTGCTCTCTCTGATCGTTACCTCTTATTAACTCGCTGGAACCAGGGAgggcacgatatgaggaaaatatcctcctgcagacacacacagagagagagagagagagagacacacacagagacacacacacatacacacatacacacagacacacagacacacacacacactacctttTAGGCACCGCTGGAATTACCTCTGTAGTATCAAGTATGAAACATAAatctatagtgtgtagtttgtcgcccccgtgaggaattctgggtaatgacaacaacactgtcggctcCTCCACATTATAGTCTTATTACATGTTGCATTCGGGGACTTTATTACAAAATGCGGCACATTATTACATAATGAAGTAAAGCTTTAtaacattttgatgttttattacaaaatgcaTTTCAACCAATGAGAACTCCCGATGATGAACAGCTTCTGTTTATTATGGTCTGGAACCAGTTTTTAAGGTCAGTTATGTTGGCGCCGATATAAAGCTGAATAAATACCAGTCTTAATATCCTGCTGTGTGTTCTGATTGATTTATGAGTGTTTTCTTTGAGCGCTAAATCAATTCTGAGTCTCATTTAAAAGACATTAGTGTTAAATAaccattaaaggtgcagtacatgaagagaagaggagaaacacagctactgttAAACATCATCAGAGACTCGGATATCTACAGGTTTCTGGATATGAGGCGACcttttctacacacacacacacacacacacacacacacacacacacacacacacacacacacacacacacacacacacacacacacacacacacacacacacacacacacacacacagacacaccacacacacacacacacacacacacacacacacacacacacacacacacacaccctgttaaacatgtaaacaggaatattgTCTTGCATTGGCCGTGGAAAGAGCTCTAGAggaatattgtttttttcagaaTAAGAGCAGAAACTGGAACATTATCTACATGTAAAGGTAGTCAGTAGCTGTGTTTGAAGCCGTTCCCCAGGCTACTCTACAGTATAGTATACTAtcaaatacccacaatgcactgctaagCTGAGTGTACATATATGTACCCTACACTTTACTCctgtatcccacaatgcaaagcagtgggttttttttcccggaggagaagaggaagcaGAACTCACTGCGGAAAATGAAAAGGAGAAATGGAGCGGGACTTTTGTTTCTAagaaatgtaacatgcaacattTTACTCTCCCCCAGGGTGCTTCGTTTGGTTCAGGGATGTATTAGAAGTATTTTAGTTTGGGTTTGTTGACATGATGCTGGGCGCCGTACACAAACAAAACCACATCTCCTGGCACAGCGATGTGTTTTCAGTGAGCGTCTGAAGTCTGGTTTGGTCGTTCCCAATTTAtccactatttattttatgagtgaatgagggaacggtTTCACACACAGCTCTCGAGTACGTTTAAATGCACACTAGTCTAATATCCACGAAGttatagacaggaaaggggagagagaggggggaagacacgCAGCTGacctttttgacatatttttcaaagtttttcgaaatgtttgtgactttttcaacattttagtcatttttccaacttttttttccgacgcttttttcactttatttgaGATTTTGGTCGctttttttgatattttgtcattttttttttacgtttctttaagtttttgtaactttcttTCTCACTTATTTTGatctttttgtcacatttttcgacattttttgacatttttgttacttattttttacctttttgtcGCAAAACAGCCCTAACGGGTACTATTGATCTTTTCGGTCATAACTAAATCAACAAAGCCTGACAAttcattattgtatttatttattatcattatcaacCAGGAAGAAAGAGAGCACAAGAATTATTTATAATTAATGTAACACAATGTGTTTCGTACAAGAGTGACATAAAATGTTCAGTTATACAGAATAAAATGCATACAAAACCTGTATCgagcatatgcacacacacacacacacacacacacacacacccacacacatcaAAGATCAACACTGAACTGCGACAAACTCAGTATAACACCACACAAATCATTACCTCCAGATCATGTCGAAACGGTCCCTTGCCATGGCCTTGGGGACGTTGGTCTGGTACAGCCATTTAGTCTGCCTCCAGAAATCCCTGCGTGCTGGCAGCTTCAAAATACCGAAGGCGAGACACAGCCCGACAAATGTCTTCATCTCCGTTTTGGAGACAGGGTTCCACTTCGAATTGGTGGGGGTCTGACTGCGCGTCTGTTCAGCGTACCGATTAGTTTCAGTCACCAACATGTCCCAAAGATCATCGGTGAAAATACGCGAAAAGACATCCAGGGGGCTAGCGTCCACGGGGATCGGCTGTTTCACCCCCGGTTTGCGGGTGAACTGCTTCGCCTTGCGCGGCTGATAATCCTCGGTTCTCCAGTCTACGTGGAATCCGTGAAAgttatcctcctcctctccttctgtgTCCCACACATCCCACTCCTGTGCTCTATCCAACGGATCATCTTGCATGTTTTCATCAACACCATCCTCCTCCCTCTCAAACTCCTCACTATCTTCCAACTCAATGTCACTGCCTTCGCTGTCAAAATCCTCCTCTGCCGTAGCCATTTTCCCGCTCGCTCAAAAACAAACTCGCTCGCTCAAAAACAAATGCACGTGTAGTATGATTGACTGACATGACTTTCGGCTAACCACAATACATTTGGGTGGTCAcgtggtctttaaaaaaatcaacaagacCCACCTCATGTGTATTTGAACCAATGACAGTGCGTTCTATGCTGCACGCGTCATGAAAAGGATGACGAATACCAAATGCTGCGCCACGCAGAAGCCGGCAGGAGGTTCAGAGTTGCGCAACGCAGTAACCGGCGGTAGATGTAATGTTTCGGTGCGCAGCATCcgggacaaataaaggccacTGATATTGTCCTAACTCGCTCATGGTAAAATAAGTGCACCAACCTCCAAAACCTCACTCGGTAAGGGAAAAATAACGAGatttattgaattaaatccTATCTAATACTGGCTATGCTTTGTTGTGAATAGAACGAAAGAGAGCTGTGCCTTGAGTTCGCTAGCATCCATGCTAATCGGTGCTAATCATGGTTGAATTAAGAGAACGGTGCTAATACTGTCTATTGCTAATAGTGCAAAGCTAACGGGTTAACTAAGATGCTGTATTCATATGCTAATAGGGTAATTAGCAACAAAAGGCTAGCGGAGTACTGCGTATTGCCTGTGAAAAGGCTAATGATTCTATCTATTGGTTATGGAAAGTAATGTTGCTTTTCAACACTATTGCTAGCTGTGGGTATCTGTtgaagttgtgtgtttaattgtttaactgGAGTTTATGGAGAAGTAACTCAAAGAGGCTAATATTTAGTGCATTCTTTCTACTGTTACCTGTGCAGGGAGGGATAAATAAGCATGCATGTCTTAATGCCTCTAAATTACAACACTGTAGcttaagttatgggaaaataatacaatttgagagatgtttacatgcaatttatgcaattatatTAAGAACAGTTTTAATGTTACTAAGGTAGGTTCCATAAAACTTgaattagaaatgtattttttgtataaaggttacaaaataatataaatgtacttttcatacctgaaagggatttatatacttttgatacttaagagaAGAAATTTAAGAACGGTTGTACAACTGAATAGAGATTTAGATATTTCAATAGGGGTTATGAAATAtcacctcattttattttcattgtagcctaagcaattgattttattactgaatagtaattgagagaactgatttggccttatctacaggtggaggaggtggagatttGAGAAGCGCTACGCACGGGAGGTCCGGTCCAGAGAGGGATATTGGATCACATCGACTCTTCAGATCCCAGAGTCTTCCAGGGGTTAGAGATTCCCAGTTCAGTGGGCTGGGTGGCGAGCTACAGGATCGAGACTCAGAACTTATACAGATTGCCCTGGATTCCTTCTTCATGGTGGtaggacaaacagaaaccaaactcatatgggccccaacgttgaacatctctgaactcttgtcatcaaagaacaattgagctcatagaactaagagggtttattttatgagcgcactttattattttagttgttatttttcatacctgtgttttatctgtatatgtgtatgccatgtttctgtgtatattaatacacttctcaaactttatcctggtttcctagtctctttattgatgttcaattctctggctcttaacaatctagttttcttctggttctggtccaaaTTCACATTGATATCAACTACATAACACTACTACGAGCTATTTCATAAAAGTACATTCTTACGACATCGTAATAAGggttacaaatacttttttacttgtgtctctgttgtatctgctagcctttgcaacttatttataaatgctttgtaaagcatagaaagtgctcactttagatgggctcacacagtatacttaactaaccagtagtaactcatgagttaatcatggattgatgtgttggtaagtgcttgttaaagatgTATTAACACTAAATATCCATAGGCATATTTCTGAAGGCATGTCCAAATAGAgcaatatatgtgtgtgtcctggttctgttagcctttggaactcatttataaatggtttgtaaagcatagaaagtgctcactttagatgggctcacacagtatacttaactaaccagtagtaactcatgagttaatcatggattgcattattggtaagtatttgtaacagatAACACCCAAGCTATTAGTTTaggcctttttctaaatcataacattttatttaagacatgaacaaatgtaggtctggatagtctgttaatcattaacttcctagTTATAAACAACCTTTTATGTTCCTGAGTACCTAGTTGATAATggtaaaattacttaatttacaaatggttaatgcatcatgtaggaattattaaaaaatatactgataaacattttacatgggcttacttactatggaccaaccatttactaactgcatttacaaatgctttactgattagaatgaatgtaggaactatgctttacaaatgataaacaaataaattactactagtttgtagatagtttataaagggaaaattatttaatttactaatggtttttgcaatacttagaaagtgtcaaacttctatttatgaacataacttccaagagccttatttactatgaacaaaccatttatgagtgtgtatacaaatgcttcattcatgagaattaacataagtgcagtgctttacaaatgatgaacaaagcatttagcaatagttagtaactggtttataatgggaaaattatttcatttccaaatggttgtttcattatttgttaagtataaatcatttacttataaaaacatatttttcaagataggcttatttactatgaacaaaccatttataactatgtgaataaatgctttactgatgaagaattatgtaagaacaattaattaataatgatgaaaaaagaattaactaataggcttatttaactatgaacaaaccattaataattgtgtgaacaaatactttactcacgatgaactatgtatgaacaattaataagtaataatgaacaaaccattaactaatagttaactaatgcttaataaatgatgaattacggatagttattataaagtgttaccgaaataTTTATAGTGGAGTTCAACAATAAGTAACTAAGGGTGAGGAGTGGCTGTGTTATAGGTAACAAAATGATTTACTGTTACAccacaatgcatttttttattgttaataagtgataaacacacacatacagacagacacacacacacacacacacacacacacacacacacacacacacacacacacacacacacacacacacacacacacacacacacacacacacacacagacacctacacacagacgcacacacagacagacacacagacagacacaaacacacacacacacacagacacacacacccagacacacacacgcacacacacacacacagtattttcAACACTTTCAGAATCTACTAACTGAACATCTTTCAATAAGAGAATTTTGTACAAACAGGTCATATTCTGTTGTTACATCATTTCCGTTTTTTAATTACGGGGCAAAGTCCAGGGTAGACAGAACTtattcttatcttatcttacccACCCACCCACTTTACTGTTTACAATGATTTACTGTTACAccacaatgcattttttttattgttaataagtgataaacacacacacacacacacacacacacacacacacacacacacagacacctacacacagacgcacacacacaaacacacagacacacacgcacagacagacacacagacagacacaaacacacacacacacacacacacacacacacacacacacacacacacacacacacacacacacacacacacacacacacacacacacacacacacacacaacacacacacacacacacacacagtattttcAACACTTTCAGAATCTACCAACTGAACATCTTTCAATAAGAGAATTTTGTACAAACAGGTCATATTCTGTTGTTACATCATTTCCGTTTTTTAATTACGGGGCAAAGTCCAGGGTAGACAGAACTtatttttatcttatcttacccacacaccccccctccccaccctcgGTCACACATCGGGGTGGTATGAAGGAGGTTTGAGGATGAAGACAACGCCTCCTCAGGAGAACTACTTAAAGCCGTAACACATCAAACTGAAACTCAGTTGTATCCCTCCGTCAACATGTATCTCCTGGCGCTGATGTTCGGGATTCTGCTTCTACCTGAAGGCaagttcttcttctgttatcTGGGCTCATAATGTTGATTAATTCACTTCAGAGTTACACTGTAAGATATTAATCCTGTAGAACAGAAAAAGTTCTGGCACTTGGTTACCCATACTTTGCATcgtaataaaaaacataaataatgcTTGTGTTGCTAAAGTTACAACACAGAACATTTTAGTTttgaaaaattatataaaattcTCTCAGACAAAACTGCAACAATTTAACCATATGAGTAAATTAaatttgttatgtttttgtctcttttttttaagacttttttaaatgattttgtccttataattaaaatgttttggtctttataattataataaatttGTCGTGCTACTAGTCACACAGTGTTGCTAACACATTCGCAAAAAATACATCCAAATGTGTGCAATAATCAGGGATATTGggctatgacttttcta
This window encodes:
- the LOC114568476 gene encoding trihydrophobin-like, encoding MQLVLPMILPSVMASSRGRGHVFAKGGSEYAIHSTGCAKVENCVNGSVNFGMKEIKITTKCCTPDLCNTQPAPGPSRSKPNGKQCYYCDEKSCTNIVNCEGTEDNCITATHTQGAISRTFKGCASKRLCTPTWDPSWAGEMASTCCEGNLCNGDGGGNGDGNGGGNGNGDNGGGDNGGGGGNGGGNGGGGNGGGGNGGGGNGGGGNGGGGNGGGGNGDGGNGGGGNGDGGNGGGGGGGNGGGGGGGNSASSHSIGLVLLAAPLLSLIVTSY